One genomic region from Streptomyces sp. NBC_01304 encodes:
- a CDS encoding carbohydrate ABC transporter permease: MTKARRQSYGAKGAPYGFLLPAGILFALFFVLPIGYALWLSLHKVEVKGLGLGKGARSEVWAGLTNYADALTESELLAGALRVLGYGAIVIPVMLGLALLFALLLDTERVRLAPFTRLAIFLPYAIPGVVAALLWGFLYLPDVSPFYYVLDKLGMPQPDLLDGGPLYLALSNIAVWGGTGFNMIVIYTSLRAIPAEVYEAAKLDGCSPLQIALRIKIPMVAPSLVLTFFFSIIATLQVFSEPTTLKPLTNSVSTTWSPLMKVYQDAFGKGDLYSAAAEAVLIAVVTLAASFGFLRAANSRTRQGNAR; this comes from the coding sequence GTGACCAAGGCACGCCGGCAGTCGTACGGGGCCAAGGGCGCCCCGTACGGCTTCCTCCTCCCCGCGGGCATCCTCTTCGCCCTCTTCTTCGTCCTGCCCATCGGCTACGCGCTCTGGCTCAGCCTGCACAAGGTCGAGGTCAAGGGCCTCGGCCTCGGCAAGGGCGCCCGCAGCGAAGTCTGGGCCGGCCTCACGAACTACGCCGACGCCCTCACCGAATCCGAACTCCTGGCCGGCGCCCTGCGCGTCCTCGGCTACGGCGCGATCGTCATCCCCGTGATGCTCGGCCTCGCCCTGCTCTTCGCGCTGCTCCTCGACACCGAGCGGGTCCGCCTCGCCCCGTTCACCCGGCTCGCGATCTTCCTGCCGTACGCCATCCCGGGCGTCGTCGCGGCGCTGCTCTGGGGTTTCCTCTACCTCCCGGACGTCAGCCCCTTCTACTACGTCCTGGACAAGCTGGGCATGCCCCAACCGGACCTGCTCGACGGCGGACCCCTCTACCTCGCCCTGTCCAACATCGCGGTCTGGGGCGGCACCGGCTTCAACATGATCGTCATCTACACCTCACTGCGGGCCATCCCCGCCGAGGTCTACGAGGCGGCCAAACTGGACGGCTGCTCACCCCTGCAGATCGCCCTTCGGATCAAGATCCCGATGGTCGCACCCTCCCTGGTGCTGACCTTCTTCTTCTCGATCATCGCGACGCTCCAGGTGTTCAGCGAGCCCACCACCCTCAAGCCCCTCACCAACTCCGTGTCCACCACCTGGAGTCCGCTGATGAAGGTGTACCAGGACGCCTTCGGCAAGGGCGACCTCTACTCCGCGGCCGCCGAGGCCGTCCTCATCGCCGTCGTCACACTCGCCGCGTCCTTCGGGTTCCTGCGCGCCGCGAACTCCCGTACCAGACAAGGGAATGCCCGATGA
- a CDS encoding DUF1304 domain-containing protein, whose protein sequence is MQTTANILVGLVAALHAYILVLEMFLWEKKPGRGLSGFDAPMAKATAPLAANQGLYNGFLSAGLVWGLIADDPTGFRVQVFFLACVLVAGLYGGITANRRILFAQALPGALALAAVLVAG, encoded by the coding sequence ATGCAGACGACGGCGAACATCCTGGTCGGCCTCGTGGCCGCCCTGCACGCGTACATCCTGGTCCTCGAGATGTTCCTGTGGGAGAAGAAGCCGGGCCGGGGACTCTCCGGCTTCGACGCACCCATGGCGAAGGCCACCGCGCCGCTGGCCGCGAACCAGGGCCTCTACAACGGCTTCCTGTCCGCCGGGCTGGTCTGGGGCCTGATCGCCGACGACCCGACGGGCTTCCGGGTCCAGGTCTTCTTCCTCGCCTGTGTCCTCGTCGCCGGTCTGTACGGCGGCATCACGGCGAACCGGCGCATCCTGTTCGCCCAGGCGCTGCCCGGAGCGCTGGCCCTCGCCGCGGTCCTGGTGGCCGGATGA
- a CDS encoding glycoside hydrolase family 53 protein, protein MLPARHALRAALIPLLAGLALTALPAAPAHAAATPGNGGFESDATGTTTPAGWSTYSAGGQNAASFTESGGHGGSYRLSHWSSSAYKVETYQYLSGLTNGTYTLTAWVRSGGGQNAAYLALKDCGSAEQRTDLPVSSSGWVRIVTSVAVTNNQCTISINSDANAGNWLNVDDLTFTPGSTGLSIKGSDVSSLAKSEAKGGVYRSSSGTSADALGILKSAGQNYARLKVWVNPADGYNNKARVLAMAKRVKAQGMKLLVDFHYSDTWADPGAQSKPAAWAGHSYSQLKTDVYHHTYDVLSALKAQGTTADMVQVGNEINGGMLWSEGSTDNWPQLAGLLNSGYGAVKAVSSGTPVALHLAKGGDLAGTRWWFDGAVANGVKFDVIGLSFYGYWHGSLADFQTTLDDAAARYGKPVFVAETAYPFRLDSEDSHENIINLPGELVSGYPASTAGQTKWMKDMASIVEAVPNGRGLGLFYWESTWTAVPGNGWDPSDPASGNGWENQALFGYDDKALPAMSWFSHR, encoded by the coding sequence ATGCTTCCTGCGAGACACGCTCTACGGGCCGCGCTGATACCGCTGTTGGCGGGCCTGGCACTGACCGCCCTGCCCGCCGCCCCGGCCCACGCCGCCGCCACGCCCGGCAACGGCGGCTTCGAGTCGGACGCCACCGGCACCACGACGCCGGCCGGCTGGTCGACGTACTCCGCCGGTGGTCAGAACGCCGCCTCCTTCACCGAGTCCGGTGGGCACGGGGGCAGTTACCGGCTCAGCCACTGGTCGTCCTCGGCCTACAAGGTGGAGACCTATCAGTACCTGTCCGGTCTCACCAACGGCACGTACACGCTGACGGCCTGGGTGCGTTCGGGCGGCGGTCAGAACGCCGCGTACCTGGCGCTGAAGGACTGCGGCAGCGCAGAGCAGCGCACCGATCTGCCGGTCTCCAGCAGCGGCTGGGTCCGCATCGTGACCTCGGTCGCGGTGACGAACAACCAGTGCACGATCAGCATCAACTCCGATGCGAATGCGGGCAATTGGCTGAACGTGGACGACCTGACCTTCACCCCGGGTTCGACCGGCCTGTCCATCAAGGGCTCCGACGTCTCGTCACTCGCCAAGAGCGAAGCCAAGGGCGGCGTCTACCGGAGCAGTTCCGGTACGAGCGCTGACGCGCTCGGCATCCTGAAGTCCGCCGGACAGAACTACGCCCGCCTCAAGGTGTGGGTGAACCCCGCCGACGGCTACAACAACAAGGCGCGCGTCCTGGCGATGGCCAAGCGCGTCAAGGCGCAGGGCATGAAGCTCCTGGTCGACTTCCACTACTCCGACACCTGGGCCGACCCGGGCGCCCAGTCCAAGCCCGCAGCCTGGGCCGGACACTCGTACAGCCAGCTCAAGACCGACGTCTACCACCACACCTACGACGTGCTGAGCGCCCTCAAGGCCCAGGGCACCACCGCCGACATGGTGCAGGTCGGCAATGAGATCAACGGCGGGATGCTCTGGTCCGAGGGCTCCACCGACAACTGGCCGCAGCTCGCCGGGCTGCTCAACTCCGGCTACGGCGCGGTCAAGGCGGTCAGCTCCGGCACCCCCGTGGCGCTGCACCTCGCCAAGGGCGGCGACCTGGCGGGTACCCGCTGGTGGTTCGACGGCGCGGTCGCGAACGGCGTGAAGTTCGATGTGATCGGGCTGTCCTTCTACGGGTACTGGCACGGTTCGCTCGCCGACTTCCAGACCACCCTGGACGACGCGGCGGCCCGCTACGGCAAGCCGGTCTTCGTCGCGGAGACGGCGTACCCGTTCCGGCTCGACAGCGAGGACTCGCACGAGAACATCATCAATCTCCCCGGTGAGCTGGTGTCCGGCTACCCGGCCTCGACGGCCGGGCAGACGAAATGGATGAAGGACATGGCGAGCATCGTGGAGGCCGTCCCCAACGGCCGCGGGCTCGGCCTCTTCTACTGGGAGTCGACCTGGACCGCGGTCCCCGGCAACGGCTGGGACCCGTCGGATCCGGCGTCGGGGAACGGCTGGGAGAACCAGGCGCTGTTCGGGTACGACGACAAGGCGCTGCCCGCGATGAGCTGGTTCAGCCACAGGTGA
- a CDS encoding extracellular solute-binding protein, with protein MPHRSAPVRSKSHVLPHRLVAVAAAAALGATALTACGSSDDGEAESGPVSLTYWSWTPGMDKVVDLWNDGPGKKDQISVTFKKQASGDTLVTKILTAHKAHKAPDLVQAEYQAVPTLVSNDALADISGEVGDAKGKFADGVWQQTTLGTDAVYGIPQDSGPMMFYYRADLFKKYGLQVPKTWDEFARTARTLKEKAPDRDLTTFSANDSGLFAGLAQQAGAKWWTTSGDKWKVGIDDAATRKVADFWGGLVEEGAIDNQPMYTPAWNKALNTGKQIAWVSAVWAPGTLTTGAPDTKGKWAMAPLPQWSAGDDVTGNWGGSSTAVTTDSKHQAAAAKFAAWLNTDPKALAALVKEGGIYPAATAAQTSGALAQPPAYFANQPDFYTTAAGIAKNTAPSAWGPNVNVAYTTFRDAFGVAAKDKSDFGAALTKMQDETVADLKKQGFEVAE; from the coding sequence ATGCCACACAGATCCGCGCCCGTCAGGTCCAAGTCGCACGTGCTGCCGCACCGCCTCGTGGCCGTCGCCGCTGCCGCAGCCCTCGGCGCAACCGCCCTCACCGCCTGCGGTTCGTCCGACGACGGCGAGGCGGAATCGGGCCCGGTGTCGCTGACGTACTGGAGCTGGACGCCCGGCATGGACAAGGTCGTGGACCTGTGGAACGACGGTCCGGGCAAGAAGGACCAGATCTCGGTCACCTTCAAGAAGCAGGCGTCCGGCGACACCCTGGTCACCAAGATCCTCACCGCACACAAGGCCCACAAGGCGCCGGACCTGGTCCAGGCCGAGTACCAGGCCGTGCCGACCCTCGTCAGCAATGACGCCCTCGCCGACATATCCGGCGAAGTGGGCGACGCAAAGGGCAAGTTCGCCGACGGCGTCTGGCAACAGACCACCCTGGGCACCGACGCGGTGTACGGCATCCCGCAGGATTCCGGGCCGATGATGTTCTACTACCGCGCCGACCTCTTCAAGAAGTACGGCCTGCAGGTCCCGAAGACCTGGGACGAGTTCGCCCGAACCGCCCGAACCCTGAAGGAGAAGGCCCCCGACAGGGACCTCACCACGTTCTCCGCCAACGACTCCGGCCTCTTCGCGGGCCTCGCCCAGCAGGCCGGCGCCAAGTGGTGGACCACCTCGGGCGACAAGTGGAAGGTCGGCATCGACGACGCGGCCACCCGGAAGGTCGCCGACTTCTGGGGCGGGCTCGTCGAGGAGGGCGCCATCGACAACCAGCCCATGTACACGCCGGCCTGGAACAAGGCCCTCAACACCGGCAAGCAGATCGCCTGGGTCAGCGCGGTCTGGGCCCCCGGCACCCTCACCACCGGCGCCCCGGACACCAAGGGCAAGTGGGCCATGGCCCCGCTGCCGCAGTGGAGCGCGGGCGACGACGTCACCGGCAACTGGGGCGGCTCCTCCACCGCCGTCACCACCGACTCCAAGCACCAGGCGGCCGCCGCGAAGTTCGCCGCCTGGCTGAACACCGACCCGAAGGCGCTGGCCGCCCTGGTCAAGGAGGGCGGCATCTACCCCGCCGCCACCGCCGCCCAGACCAGCGGCGCACTCGCGCAGCCTCCGGCCTATTTCGCCAACCAGCCGGACTTCTACACCACCGCCGCGGGCATCGCGAAGAACACCGCACCCTCCGCGTGGGGCCCGAACGTGAACGTCGCCTACACCACCTTCAGGGACGCCTTCGGCGTCGCCGCCAAGGACAAGTCGGACTTCGGCGCCGCCCTGACCAAGATGCAGGACGAGACCGTCGCCGACCTCAAGAAGCAGGGCTTCGAGGTCGCGGAGTGA
- a CDS encoding SMP-30/gluconolactonase/LRE family protein translates to MRPDVAVRESAALGEGPTWDATAGRLLWVDILNSRVHTYDPSSGRRTVLATEQHVGAAKPRAGGGLVVNLRDGIGLYDADLAFSWLARDPVPGRRGNDAAIAPDGALWAGTMRYDEGPGGGNLTRFAPDGTGTEVFGEVSVSNGIGWSPDGTLMYYVDSPTRRIDVCRTEGQLPLDRRPLATIEPGAGYPDGLTVDADGCVWVALWDGAQVRRYTPSGTLDRVLDLPVRRPTACTFGGPALRDLYITTARTGLDSPHPLSGSVLVVPDAGLGVRGTAFAG, encoded by the coding sequence ATGAGACCCGACGTCGCGGTCCGCGAGAGCGCGGCACTGGGCGAGGGTCCGACCTGGGACGCGACGGCCGGCCGCCTCCTCTGGGTGGACATCCTCAACTCCCGTGTCCACACGTACGATCCGTCGAGCGGCCGCCGTACGGTCCTCGCCACCGAGCAGCACGTCGGCGCCGCCAAGCCCCGCGCGGGCGGCGGCCTGGTGGTCAACCTGCGCGACGGCATCGGCCTGTACGACGCCGACCTCGCCTTCTCCTGGCTGGCGCGCGACCCGGTCCCGGGCCGCCGGGGCAACGACGCGGCGATCGCCCCCGACGGCGCCCTGTGGGCGGGCACCATGCGCTACGACGAGGGCCCGGGCGGCGGAAACCTGACGCGCTTCGCCCCGGACGGCACCGGGACCGAGGTCTTCGGCGAGGTGTCCGTCAGCAACGGCATCGGCTGGAGCCCCGACGGGACCCTGATGTACTACGTCGACAGCCCCACCCGCCGCATCGACGTCTGCCGCACGGAGGGCCAACTCCCGCTCGACCGCCGCCCGTTGGCCACCATCGAGCCGGGCGCGGGCTACCCCGACGGACTCACCGTCGACGCCGACGGCTGCGTATGGGTCGCCCTCTGGGACGGCGCGCAGGTACGCCGCTACACCCCGTCCGGGACGCTGGACCGCGTCCTCGACCTGCCCGTGCGCCGCCCCACGGCCTGCACTTTCGGCGGCCCCGCGCTGCGTGACCTGTACATCACCACCGCCCGCACGGGCCTGGACAGTCCGCACCCGCTGTCGGGCTCGGTCCTGGTGGTGCCGGACGCGGGCCTCGGCGTGCGGGGGACGGCCTTCGCGGGGTGA
- a CDS encoding beta-galactosidase, whose protein sequence is MPLTPEAAPLTGTPTGTPLGTPLGLPRLAFGGDYNPEQWPESVWAEDVRLMREAGVTMVSVGIFSWALLEPAPGVHEFGWLDRLLELLHENGIRVDLATPTVAPPAWFYREHPEALPVTADGVRHEFGSRGAICHSSPAYRAAAADITTRLAERYAAHPALALWHVHNEYGVPVSACYCDTCAAHFRRWLAATYETVDGVNEAWGTAFWGQRYADLEQINPPRLTPTVGNPAQELDYRRFADATMRENFVAERDILHRLSPGIPVTTNFMTALSQCDTVDYWAWGREVDLVSNDHYLITDGRRTHVNLAMTADLTRSVAGGAPWLLMEHATSGVSWQPRNPAKAPGEMARNSLAHVARGSDGAMFFQWRQSRRGAEKFHSAMLPHAGTESRVWREVVELGAAVDSLSTLKGTRTVADVAVLWDWQSWWAQSLQWRPSEDHDARERADSFYEALYDRHLTVDFAHPEADLSAYPLVVVPALYLMTQAAGDNLRAYVEQGGTLVVSYFSGIVDEHDAVHPGAYPGPLRDVLGLTVEEFSPLLAGQQVRVTAVDGSALVGDVWTEFVVPRGAETVWTYADGPAAGLPAVTRNRLGEGSAWYVSTRLGAGDLDALLGPACEDAGIAPRAELPRDVEVVRRSGESGTYLFTVNHTAAEVKVPVDAPGTELLTGERAAGRLAVPAGAVRVVRLDG, encoded by the coding sequence ATGCCGTTGACCCCCGAGGCCGCCCCTCTCACGGGCACTCCCACGGGCACTCCCCTGGGCACCCCCTTGGGCCTGCCGCGGCTCGCCTTCGGCGGGGACTACAACCCCGAGCAGTGGCCCGAGTCGGTCTGGGCCGAGGACGTGCGGCTGATGCGCGAGGCCGGCGTGACGATGGTGAGCGTCGGGATCTTCTCCTGGGCGCTGCTCGAACCCGCCCCGGGCGTCCACGAGTTCGGCTGGCTCGACCGGCTCCTCGAGTTGCTGCACGAGAACGGCATCCGCGTCGACCTGGCCACTCCCACGGTCGCGCCGCCCGCCTGGTTCTACCGCGAGCACCCCGAGGCGCTGCCCGTCACCGCCGACGGCGTGCGCCACGAGTTCGGCTCACGCGGCGCCATCTGCCACAGCAGTCCGGCCTATCGGGCGGCCGCGGCCGACATCACCACGCGGCTCGCCGAGCGGTACGCCGCCCACCCGGCGCTCGCGCTGTGGCACGTGCACAACGAGTACGGCGTCCCCGTCTCGGCCTGCTACTGCGACACCTGCGCCGCCCACTTCCGCCGCTGGCTGGCGGCGACGTACGAGACGGTCGACGGCGTCAACGAGGCCTGGGGAACGGCCTTCTGGGGCCAGCGGTACGCGGACCTGGAGCAGATCAACCCACCCCGGCTGACCCCGACCGTGGGCAATCCGGCGCAGGAGCTCGACTACCGGCGCTTCGCCGACGCCACGATGCGCGAGAACTTCGTGGCCGAGCGGGACATCCTGCACCGCCTGTCCCCCGGCATACCGGTGACCACCAACTTCATGACCGCGCTGAGCCAGTGCGACACCGTCGACTACTGGGCGTGGGGGCGCGAGGTCGACCTCGTCTCCAACGACCACTACCTGATCACCGACGGCCGTCGTACGCACGTCAATCTGGCCATGACCGCCGACCTCACCCGCTCGGTGGCGGGCGGCGCCCCCTGGCTGCTCATGGAGCACGCCACCTCGGGCGTGAGCTGGCAGCCCCGCAACCCGGCCAAGGCGCCGGGCGAGATGGCCCGAAACTCCCTGGCCCATGTGGCGCGCGGCTCGGACGGCGCGATGTTCTTCCAGTGGCGGCAGTCGCGGCGCGGCGCGGAGAAGTTCCACTCGGCGATGCTGCCGCACGCGGGCACCGAGTCGCGGGTGTGGCGCGAGGTGGTCGAACTCGGCGCTGCCGTCGACTCGTTGAGCACGCTCAAGGGGACCCGGACGGTGGCCGATGTCGCCGTGCTGTGGGACTGGCAGTCGTGGTGGGCGCAGAGCCTGCAGTGGCGGCCGAGCGAGGACCATGACGCGCGCGAGCGCGCAGACAGCTTCTACGAGGCCCTGTACGACCGCCACTTGACGGTCGACTTCGCCCACCCGGAGGCCGATCTGTCGGCTTATCCCCTTGTCGTCGTGCCCGCCCTGTACCTGATGACCCAGGCCGCGGGCGACAACCTGCGCGCCTATGTCGAGCAGGGCGGCACGCTCGTCGTCTCCTACTTCTCCGGCATCGTCGACGAGCACGACGCCGTGCATCCCGGCGCGTATCCGGGACCGCTGCGCGACGTACTCGGCCTGACCGTCGAGGAGTTCTCGCCGTTGCTCGCCGGGCAGCAGGTGCGGGTCACTGCCGTCGACGGTTCGGCGCTGGTCGGCGACGTATGGACGGAGTTCGTGGTGCCGCGCGGGGCCGAGACCGTGTGGACGTACGCCGACGGGCCCGCCGCCGGACTGCCGGCCGTCACGCGCAACCGGCTCGGCGAGGGCTCCGCCTGGTACGTCTCCACCCGGCTCGGCGCCGGCGACCTCGACGCCCTGCTCGGCCCGGCCTGCGAGGACGCCGGGATCGCGCCGCGTGCCGAGCTGCCGCGCGATGTCGAAGTGGTGCGCCGCAGCGGCGAGTCGGGCACGTATCTGTTCACGGTCAATCACACCGCCGCCGAGGTGAAGGTGCCGGTGGACGCACCCGGCACCGAGCTGCTCACCGGCGAGCGTGCCGCGGGGCGCCTCGCCGTGCCCGCGGGCGCCGTGCGGGTCGTACGCCTCGACGGCTGA
- a CDS encoding intradiol ring-cleavage dioxygenase translates to MTAEHADNRVSRRRALAIGGGAVAGAGAVAAVGFHAFATDSGTTEGTTAAAADSESSAAAGQCVLMAGVTEGPYYLDDALVRKDITEGKAGVPLDLEITVQDTTESCSPVKGAAVEIWHCDAWGYYSGYTTANPGGSAPAESEDGSTANDKTYLRGYQVAGGNGVVRFRTIFPGWYTPRTCHIHVKVHTGGEKSDGTYEGGKVNFTGQLFFDDDVAQSVFEIEPYAQHTGSWTRLADDMVYDGKGAASGLLTLAAVNKNKPEKGYRGTIVLGIDPDAESTGAGGGAGGGGEPPAGGEGGEPPSGAPTGGAPTASASS, encoded by the coding sequence ATGACAGCAGAACACGCGGACAACAGGGTGAGCAGGCGTCGGGCGCTGGCCATCGGCGGTGGTGCCGTGGCGGGTGCGGGTGCGGTCGCCGCGGTCGGCTTCCACGCCTTCGCGACCGATTCCGGCACCACCGAGGGCACCACCGCTGCTGCCGCCGACTCCGAGAGCTCGGCGGCCGCCGGGCAGTGCGTGCTGATGGCCGGCGTCACCGAGGGGCCGTACTACCTGGACGACGCGCTCGTCCGCAAGGACATCACCGAGGGCAAGGCGGGCGTCCCGCTGGACCTGGAGATCACCGTGCAGGACACCACGGAGTCCTGCAGTCCGGTGAAGGGCGCCGCGGTGGAGATCTGGCACTGCGACGCCTGGGGCTACTACTCCGGCTACACCACGGCCAATCCGGGCGGCAGCGCACCGGCGGAGAGCGAGGACGGCTCCACCGCGAACGACAAGACGTACCTGCGCGGCTACCAGGTCGCGGGCGGCAACGGCGTCGTCAGGTTCAGGACGATCTTCCCCGGCTGGTACACGCCGCGCACCTGCCACATCCATGTGAAGGTGCACACCGGCGGTGAGAAGTCGGACGGCACGTACGAGGGCGGCAAGGTCAACTTCACCGGGCAGCTGTTCTTCGACGACGACGTCGCACAGTCGGTCTTCGAGATCGAGCCGTACGCGCAGCACACCGGCAGCTGGACCAGGCTCGCGGACGACATGGTGTACGACGGCAAGGGGGCGGCGAGCGGTCTGCTGACCCTCGCGGCGGTCAACAAGAACAAGCCGGAGAAGGGGTACCGGGGCACGATCGTCCTCGGCATCGATCCGGACGCCGAGAGCACCGGCGCGGGCGGTGGAGCGGGCGGTGGAGGTGAGCCTCCGGCCGGCGGTGAAGGCGGTGAGCCGCCGAGCGGGGCCCCGACCGGCGGGGCGCCCACCGCATCAGCGTCCTCCTAG
- a CDS encoding carbohydrate ABC transporter permease, with amino-acid sequence MSAPHAPVSPSASATRKSAPAAGTTPGTAQGPPLRRRIALVPTAALLLGALYCLLPVLWVVIAATKSGSELFSTFTFWPGTGFTQNVKDLSAYRDGVYWQWMANSAFYAGIGALLSTAVSAISGYALAIYRFRGRETVFNVLMAGVLMPPVILAVPQYLLLAKADLTDSYASVLLPLILSPYGVYLARIYAAAAVPADVVEAGRMDGASEWRIFLRVALPMMVPGLVTVFLFQFVAIWNNFLLPYIMLSDDEKFPITLGLFTLLEQGSNTPALYTLVITGALLAVVPLIALFLVIQRFWSLDLLSGAVKS; translated from the coding sequence ATGAGCGCGCCTCATGCGCCGGTCTCGCCCAGCGCATCCGCCACACGAAAGTCCGCCCCGGCCGCAGGCACCACCCCCGGCACAGCCCAGGGCCCGCCCCTGCGCCGCCGCATCGCCCTCGTCCCGACCGCCGCACTCCTGCTCGGCGCCCTGTACTGCCTGCTGCCCGTGCTGTGGGTGGTGATCGCCGCCACCAAGTCCGGCAGCGAACTCTTCTCCACCTTCACGTTCTGGCCCGGCACCGGCTTCACCCAGAACGTCAAGGACCTCTCCGCCTACCGCGACGGCGTCTACTGGCAGTGGATGGCCAACTCCGCCTTCTACGCGGGCATCGGAGCCCTGCTCTCCACCGCCGTCTCCGCGATCAGCGGCTACGCCCTCGCGATCTACCGCTTCCGCGGCCGCGAGACCGTCTTCAACGTCCTCATGGCCGGCGTCCTCATGCCCCCGGTGATTCTCGCCGTCCCGCAGTATCTGCTCCTGGCCAAGGCCGACTTGACGGACTCCTACGCCTCGGTCCTGCTGCCGCTGATCCTCTCCCCGTACGGCGTCTATCTGGCACGCATCTACGCTGCCGCCGCCGTCCCCGCCGACGTGGTGGAGGCCGGCCGGATGGACGGCGCGAGCGAATGGCGGATCTTCCTCCGCGTCGCGCTGCCGATGATGGTCCCGGGTCTGGTGACCGTCTTCCTCTTCCAGTTCGTGGCCATCTGGAACAACTTCCTGCTGCCGTACATCATGCTCAGCGACGACGAGAAGTTCCCGATCACGCTCGGCCTGTTCACCCTGCTCGAACAGGGCTCCAACACCCCGGCGTTGTACACCCTCGTCATCACCGGCGCACTCCTCGCGGTCGTCCCGCTGATCGCGCTGTTCCTCGTCATCCAGCGCTTCTGGAGCCTGGATCTGCTGTCAGGAGCCGTAAAGTCGTGA
- a CDS encoding triphosphoribosyl-dephospho-CoA synthase: MHREDEALARAAVDALVAHAELTPKPGLPDTREPDFGALRWSAGALAPGFAAMAAAARRTGTPTRTLREELGAIGRSAERCMARAAGGGSPHHGAVFALGLLVAAAALEPGTSPAELPAVAGRIAAFPDRRAPRVPSAGASVASRFGAAGARGEAKAGFPHVRRALTALGTARRAGGREPEARLIALLTVMSTLQDTGPLHTSGPPGLRAVQAGAREVLDACGVVTDRDDGQLRAFDASLREQRLRPRGSGQLLAGALFLDGLRSGAVAPAVTSRGCGAR, from the coding sequence GTGCACCGCGAGGACGAGGCCCTGGCGCGGGCCGCGGTGGACGCGTTGGTGGCCCACGCCGAGCTGACGCCCAAGCCGGGCCTGCCGGACACCCGCGAACCGGACTTCGGCGCGCTGCGCTGGTCGGCCGGCGCACTCGCCCCCGGCTTCGCGGCGATGGCGGCCGCCGCCCGCCGCACCGGAACACCCACCCGCACCCTCCGCGAGGAGCTCGGCGCGATCGGCCGCTCGGCGGAGCGGTGCATGGCGCGAGCGGCGGGCGGCGGCTCCCCGCACCACGGCGCGGTCTTCGCGCTGGGCCTGCTGGTGGCGGCCGCCGCCCTGGAGCCCGGCACCTCGCCGGCCGAGTTGCCGGCGGTGGCCGGGCGGATCGCGGCCTTCCCCGACCGGCGGGCGCCCCGCGTTCCCTCGGCGGGGGCGTCGGTCGCCTCGCGGTTCGGGGCGGCGGGGGCCCGGGGCGAGGCCAAGGCCGGATTTCCGCATGTGCGCCGGGCGTTGACGGCGCTGGGCACGGCCCGGCGGGCGGGTGGACGCGAGCCGGAGGCCCGGCTGATCGCGCTGCTCACCGTGATGAGCACCCTGCAGGACACCGGCCCGCTGCACACGTCCGGTCCGCCGGGCCTGCGGGCGGTCCAGGCGGGGGCCAGGGAGGTGCTGGACGCGTGTGGCGTCGTGACCGACCGGGACGACGGGCAACTGCGCGCCTTCGACGCGTCGTTGCGCGAGCAGCGGCTGCGCCCCAGAGGCAGTGGCCAGCTACTGGCAGGGGCGCTGTTTCTGGACGGCCTGCGATCCGGAGCGGTCGCGCCGGCCGTCACTTCAAGGGGGTGCGGTGCAAGGTGA
- a CDS encoding TetR/AcrR family transcriptional regulator — protein MTAADQGDPRSVRTRAKLRRALLEEGARRPLAELGVAALARRAGVGRATFYLHYADMEALAVDACADVVRDAVDALHAWRGAPDPASPPPALLAFFEGLTPHAALYRELLRPGGGGPLGRVLHQDLRARSHEERSLAGAPEPELIASAVAATFAGVLADWLHGLIAASADQIAHQVWRLLVTLHRTPLK, from the coding sequence ATGACGGCCGCCGACCAAGGAGATCCACGGTCGGTCCGCACCCGGGCCAAGCTGCGGCGGGCGCTCCTGGAGGAGGGCGCGCGGCGCCCGCTGGCGGAGCTCGGCGTGGCCGCGCTGGCCCGCCGGGCCGGGGTCGGCCGGGCCACGTTCTACCTCCACTACGCCGACATGGAGGCGCTGGCCGTCGACGCCTGCGCCGATGTGGTCCGTGACGCCGTGGACGCGCTGCACGCCTGGCGGGGCGCCCCCGACCCCGCCTCTCCGCCGCCCGCTCTGCTCGCCTTCTTCGAAGGACTCACCCCGCATGCCGCGCTCTACCGGGAGCTCCTGCGCCCCGGCGGTGGCGGCCCGCTCGGCCGCGTGCTCCATCAGGATCTGCGCGCGCGCAGCCACGAAGAGCGCAGTCTGGCCGGAGCCCCCGAGCCCGAACTGATCGCCTCCGCCGTGGCCGCCACCTTCGCCGGAGTGCTGGCCGACTGGCTGCACGGACTCATCGCCGCGAGCGCCGACCAGATCGCGCACCAGGTCTGGCGGCTGCTCGTCACCTTGCACCGCACCCCCTTGAAGTGA